Genomic window (Pseudomonas sp. MM211):
AGGGCTGCTGTTTGCCAACCCCACAACGCCCGAAGGCGCCTTCGATGGCGTCGCGCAAGGCCAACTGAGCATGGGGCAAGTTGTCGAGGTGTTAAGTGACCTCTCCGCCAGCGCCGATGTAGTCGGCATCGGCATCGCCGAACATCTGCCCTGGGACGCCCTGGCGCTCAAGACGATGCTCACCAGGCTTCCGCTAATTGGAAACTGCCGTTAACGCAATCTGGAGGCGGTCGCGATCAGATAGCCTGACGCCAACTGGGCCATGCCGTTCATGCAGGCACTCAACCGCGGCGAACAGGGCTATAGGCAGCCTGGCGCTACGTCATTCATTTCGACGGCTTCAATGTGGCAACTTGCACATGGGTTTCGATGCAAAGTGGTGGCTGGGCAAAGCCGGCAGTCACGGCCGGCTGAGCGCGCGCGTCACGCAGATATAAAAACTGAATCATCGGGGCTCTTCGACCAGGCTCTCACGCCGTGGGTCTTAGTACGCTGTCCAGATTGCGGCGTGACCACATCATTTTCGCTGCGGTCGGGTTCACCGGCGCCCCGGTGAAGGTCGGCAGTTTGCGCGATACCCAATGCGCCCCGGTACCCTTCCAATTCACCTCGCCGCTGACCAGCTTGCGGTCGCGTACTATCTCACGCTGCAGTGAGTGCACGCCTTCCTCACTCATGACCGACTGTTTGTCGACCGCCTTGACGAAGACGTTCTCGCCGTCCTTGCTGATGGTCAGCAGGTACATGCCATCCGGGCGCGGTTTGATGGAGATCTGATGGTCAGGCAGGGCAGTGATCAACTGGTTGATGGCAGAGAAGGTCATCGAGAATTCCTTATTAGCAGAAGTGGCACACTTATTTGTTCTTTGCGAACAGAGGAGTGCATCACGCATGCCAACTTTCTCGAATCATCAACGCCCCGGATTCCGCGGTTCTTAATTCAGTTTGAATAAGCTGTCAGTGCAAAATGCATGAACGGCAAATTTTCCGGCAGGCATCATGCACGCATGAGCAAAGCCTGCTGATATCAAGATGCAATTATACCTTTATATATAATCACCATTCATATCACCGGCTATCCCTTCGCACGAACTTAATATCCCGCGCCACTTCGTACCTTTATATAGTGCTGAATAACCCCCGCTATATCCATGAAGATGACAATGCGATCTCGCATGCTGGTGGACGATTCCCCCATCACTGCGCATCCAGGCCAGCCGCCCCGCCAAGCAGCCCACGACCAGGGCCTTTCCAGAGGCCTCCACCCACCAAGCAGGAGCTCTACCATGAACGATCCCTCGCTATATTTCTGGCTGGGCGCAATTGTCGTGATCGCCTTCATCGATCTAGTGGCCATCATGAACTTGTGGCGCAGCGATAAAAGTTTCAATACTCGGCTGATGTGGGCAGTGGCAATAATAGCGCTCCCAGTATTTGGGATAATCGCCTGGGCGTATGCTGGATCGCGCGGCATGCCAAAACCGCCCTCCTCGCCAGAACATAGCAAATAGCCAGTTACGTAACATCAATTGACATGGCTGTTTTCTTCGACATTATAACGCCACCCTTCAGGCGTAATGTCGAGAGTAATTATTGTGGCAACAATGCGGTTTCTGGACGCAATGGCACTGCTGTACAACTATTTCTCGCCAATTATTGTACAAGCATCTCTGGACTCTCCCACGAGTATGAGCGTCGTCCTCAAAGAGCCTGACTCATCCATCTCCATTCATGTCAGTGAAATCCCTTGTAAAACGTCACTGACACCAATGGAAGTGTTCGAGATCATTCAACTGATCGAAGATCGGATTAGCGCCGAAACGCCGGAAATCTTCGAACGCCACCGCATGAACAATATGCTGCGTTAGTAACAACCAGCGTCAGACCTGCAGGCGGGTATCGGGCTGGGCCTGCTGGATGGCCTTGAGCAATACCACCAGCTCCGCCGCAGACGGGATCGTCCGGCCGCCCAGGTCATCATGCACCGTAGCTTGCGCACTGCTGGTCTTCAGGCCGAAGCGGTTCAGTGCATCGGTCAGCGCCTGGTCATCGAGCCCTTGCTGCGCAAGCATCTGCAACAGGCTGTCCCATACGTCGCGCAGATCCGCCTGATGATCGCGGCCGTCCGGCCAGGGGTGACCAACCCGCGGTTGCGGATGCATTTCCGCGACGGTCACCTCGCCCTCGTAAGCACGTACCGAACCGCCCGCCTCCGCCACGCGGGCATCACGCGACGCGCGGTGCCAGGCGGCCTGCGCGAGAACCGGTGAGGTGGTTGCGCATAGCAGTTCGTCGTCGAGATAAATCCTGAATTCGCCCATGTTGTTCTCCAGCAGCGTGGTTATGGAACGTCACTTCATTCGATGCGGGTCGGCGCGAGAGATTCCGAGTTTCTGCGCCCGGCAGGCCATGAAATCGCCGTTTTGAAGCATCCCGACACAGTCGGGAATTGTCCGAACTCAACCGGCTGATCGGCCTCCTAACTTTAGAACCTATCAACGAAACAGGAGAACGACATGAGCAGGACACCGATCGATCAGACCCCACCGAACGCCCCGGCCAAGGATGTGGAAGGCGATGACGTCAATGTGGTGAAGAAGGAGATTCAGCGGCCAGGAGAAAAGACCGAGGCCATCGACCGCGTGATCACGCCGACCTCGATCAAGACCAAGGAGCAGGAAGCGGAGAAGATCAGAGAGAAGTCCCGAGAGGCCGAACGCAAGATCCGCCAGCAGGACTGAGATCGCACTGCGCGAACCGACCGCTGCGGCGGTCGGTCGCCCATCACCGGCTGGGCTGCACCAGCGGCGCCGCCCGCTCCGGCAATAGCACTAGCGCTGCGAGGCAATCACCGCCGCACCCTGCGGCAGGGTGTCACCCGGCGCAACTGCGTCGCTGATACGCAGCGTTACCGGAATCGACTTGGCCGCCGGCACCTTGCTGCGCTCGGCGTGATGCCAGAGCGGCACCAGCGGATTGCACTCCGGGTAGTAGGCCGCGCAGCAGCCCTGAGGAATGTCGTAGGCGAGTACCTGCAGGGGTCCGACCCGCCGCTCGACCTCCGTTTGCACGGCGGTGGTCACGTCCACCCATTCGCCGGCCGCCAGCCCGAGGCGGACGATGTCGTCGGTGTTCATGAAGATTACCGAGCGGGTGCCATACACACCGCGAAAGCGGTCGTCGTAACCGTAGATGGTGGTGTTGAACTGGTCGTTGCTGCGGATCGTCATCAGTTGCAGCACGTCACGCCGTACATAGGGTGCCTGCACGTCATCGTCGACGTGCAACTGTTGCGGGGTGACGAATTGCGCCTTGCCGCTCTCGGTAGCCCACTCGCGCTTCGCCGCCCCCAGAGGACGATGAAAACCGCCTGGCTGCCACATGCGCCGGTTGAAGTCGTGGAAGATATCCGGGTAGATCGTGGCGATTGCCTGGCGGATCAACGAATAGTCGCGGCGCCAGGCATCCCAGTCGATGCCGACCTGTGGTGACAACGTACTGCGCGCCAGCCCGGCAATGATCGCCGGCTCGGAACGCAAATGTTCGCTGGCCGGCTCACTGCTACCGCGCCAGCCGTGAATGCATCCGGTGCTGTCCTCAGTGCTGTGGCTCTGCTCCACGCCGTCCTGGCGATCGGCTTCGATACGCCCCAGGCACGGCAGCAACCAGGCGTGCTCACCAGGCAGCAGATGGGAGTGGTTGAGTTTGGTCGCTACCTGCACGTTGAGCTTCAATCGTTGCCAGGCTGGCTCCATCTGCGTGGTATCGGGCACTGCACGAATGAAGTTACCGCCCAGGCTGATGAAACCGCGCACGCGCCCGTCGAGCATGGCGCTGCAGGCGTCGACCGTGCACAACCCCATCTGCTTCGGCACGCTGAACTTGAAGTGTTGCTCGATAAGCTCGACCGGCACCTTGGCCGGGTCTTCGGCGATACCGACGGTGCGCTGGCCCTGTACGTTGGAGTGCCCACGCACCGGGCAGATGCCGGCGCCCGGCTTGCCGATATTGCCGCGCAGCAATAGCAGGTTCACCAGCATCTGTACGTTCTGCACGCCCTGACGATGCTGAGTCAGGCCCATGCCGTAGACGATCATCACCCGCTGCGCCTGGGCATAGGTCAGCGCTGTCGCCTCCATGGCGCCACGGCTGAGCCCGGTGATGGACTCCAGCTCGGCCCAGCTCTGCTCGCGCACGTAGCGGATGAAATCCTCGGCGCCTCTGGTATGGGTGGCGATAAAATCCTCGTCCAGCAGGCCGGGCTCACCGCGCTGCAAGGCAGCGTCGTGCAGATCCAGCAGCGCCTTGGCGACGCCGGTAATCGCCGCGGTGTCTCCGCCGATGGCTACCTGATGGTACTGGGTGCTGATCTGCGTCGAGTTCGGCCCGAGCATCTCGCTCGGCGACTGCGGATTGACGAAGCGCTGCAGGCCGCGCTCCTTGAGCGGATTGAAGGTGATGATCGGCACGTCGCGCTGCCGCGCCTCCTGCAACTGATGAAGCATGCGCGGGCTGTTGCTGCCGACGTTCTGGCCGAAGAACAGCAGGCAGTCGGTGTGCTCGAAATCATTCAGCGTCACGGTGCCAACCGGTACACCAATGCTTTCCTGCAGGCCCACCGACGTGCTCTCGTGGCACATGTTGGAACTGTCCGGCAGGTTGTTGGTGCCATAGGCCCGGGCGAACAGCTGGTACATGAACGACGCTTCCAGCGAGGCGCGCCCGGAGGCATAGAACACCACCTCGTCCGGCTGCATCGTGCGCAGCGTGGCGCCGATTTCCTGGTAGGCGGTTTCCCAGCTGGTTTCCTCGTAGCGGTCGGTGCTGGCGTTGTAGCGCAGCGGATGGGTCAGCCGACCGTGCTGTTCGAGGGCGTAGGCCGACCAGTTTCTCAGTTCCGACACACTGTATTTGGCGAAGAACTCCGGGCCCGTACGTTTCGCGGTCAGCTCCCAGGCGGTGGCCTTTGCGCCGTTCTCGCAGAACTCCATGGGGTGGGTATCGCCGGGCTTGGCCCAGGCACAACTCACACAGGCGAACCCCGAAGGTTTGTTCTGCTTGAGCAATGCCGCGCCGATCTTCAGCACCGCCTGTTCACGCAACACGATACGCGCCACGGACTTAGCCGACCCCCAGCCACCGGCTGCGTGGGTATAGGGTCGATAGCGGGTTTTCGGATCAGTCAGCATGTCCCTCTCCAGCACGTTGGTGGTACTGGTACGACGAAGGCGCTTCCTGAAAGGTTCGGGTTAACAGTCCTACGGTCTAGCGAGGTTTTTGTAGCCGGATGTAGCACCATGCTTGCTCATCCGGCTCACGGGCAGAACCATCGCCCTGCCTACAGCGTGTCATCGAGCATCAACCCGAAGCTACGTGGAGCCCCACGTCGATGGCACGGTAAAACCGAGGTATTGGCTGTCTGCCGGTGGGTAATCCAGCCCGAGCTTGGGCAGTAATGCGTTGAAGGTCTTGGATACGTTGTCGGGAGTGGAACGTCGTCCTGCTCGACATCGGTACGGTTGCGTTCGCGGTCGTAACGCAGGCCGGTGATCAGCATCACCTCTCAATCGCTCATTCTCGAGTACCGCCAGTGCGCAACAATGCTGCCAACCGGCCTAACCAGCGAGCGGCCCCTGCTCACCGGCCGGGCTAACCGCCTGCCCACGCAACACGGCGATATCCCGCTTGGGCGGCACGCCGAACAGGCGGCTGTATTCACGGCTGAATTGCGAGGGGCTTTCGTAGCCAACCTTGAAGGCGGCGCTGGATACGTCCAGGTGCTCGTTGAGCATCAGCCGTTTGGCTTCGTTTAGGCGTAGCCACTTCTGGTACTGCAGCGGACTCATGGCGGTGAGCTGGCGAAAGTGATGATGAAAGGTCGGCGCGCTCATCTGTACACGAGCAGCCAGTTCCTCGACACGCAGCGACGTGGCGAAGTTGAGCTTCAGCCAGTCGATGGCCTTGGCGATGCGATAGCCCTGACCATCGACGGAGGTGATCTGGCGCAGCTTGCCCGCCTGGTCGCCCATCAGCAGGCGATAGTGAATCTCGCGCTGGATCAACGGCGCGAGCACCGGTATGGCTTCCGGTTCATCCAGCAGCGCCAGCAGCCGCTCGAACGACGCCAGCAGCGGCGCGGTGGTGCAACCAATCCCCACCCCAGTTCCCGCCGACCGATCACGGCTGGTCGGCAAACTACCCTCGGCGATCAGCTCGGCCAGCACGCGCAAATCCAGCTTCAGGGTCAACCCCACGCAGGGCCGCTGTGGGCTCGCCACCAGTACTTCGGAGTTGGCCGGCAGATTCAGCGAGGTGACCAGAAAACGCGAGGGATCATATGGGTAGCCTTCGCCGCCGACCCACAGCCGCTTCTCGCCCTGGGCGACGAGGATGATGCTCGGCTCGACCATGCACACCACCGGTGGCGACGGCTCTTCACGCCTGAAGAAACCAAGCCCGGCAATAGCGGTTTTGTCATCCCCCGGCCGGGCAATGCGCGCACCGATACTCTGCGCGAGCGACTCTTGGAGTGATGCGATTTGCGCGTTGTGTCTGTTCATCATCAAGCCTGTATCTGCGTCGTTATTGCACTCTAACGCGCTCGTCACGACCTTCCCATCGAAAGCCGGCAAGCTCATCGGATCGGGCAAGTAATCCAGTGAAATGCGCTACAGACCGCGTGGGCAGCTACGCAGAATGGCACGGCCTGCGACAGATCATCGATCGCATCACCACCGGAGTGCATTCAATGGACAACTCGTTTTCACGCCTGGGGCTGATCCAGAGCGCCCTCTTTGCCGGCATCGCAGCCTTCGCCAGCGTGCCGGCCGCACTGGCCCAGGAAGCGCAACACGCGACAGGAGAAAAGACCATGACGCTTACCCAGCAGTGGGACAAGACGTTCCCCCAAAGCAGCAAGGTCGACCATCAGAAAGTGACCTTCAAGAACCGCTACGGCACCACCCTGGCAGCCGACCTGTACCTGCCTAAAGAGCGCGGCAGCCAGCCGCTTCCGGCCCTGGCCGTCAGCGGCCCATTCGGCGCGGTGAAGGAACAGTCATCTGGTCTGTACGCCCAGACCATGGCCGAGCGTGGCTACATCACACTGGCATTCGACCCGTCCTACACCGGTGAAAGCACCGGCGAACCCCGCGACCTGGCCTCGCCGGACATCAATACCGAAGACTTCAGCGCCGCGGTCGACTTCCTCGGGCTACAGAAATCGGTCGATCGCCAGCGCATCGGCATCATCGGCATCTGCGGTTTCGGTGGCATGGGCCTGAGTGCTGCAGCGGTGGATACGCGCATCAAGGCCGTGGTCACCACCGCCATGTACGACATGTCGCGCGTCATGGCCAAGGGCATGAACGACAGCTTGACGCCGCAACAACGCGCACAGGCCCTGGAGCAACTGAGCCAGCAGCGCTGGGTCGATGCCCAGAACGGCACGCCCATGCCGGGGCCGCGCATCCTGCCGGAGAAGCTCAGCGGCAACGACGGCGCGATCATCGAGGAATTCTTCGACTACTACCGCACGCCGCGCGGCTTCCACAAGAACTCGCCGAACTCCAATGGTGCCTGGACCACCACCACACCACTGCCGTTCATGAACCTGCCGTTGCTGACCAACATCGCGGAAATTTCGCCACGGCCGATTCTAATCATCGCCGGTGAGCATGCGCACTCGCGCTACTTCAGCGAAGACGCCTTCAAGGCCGCCGCACAGCCCAAGGAGCTGCTGATCGTCAAGGATGCCAACCATGTGGATCTCTATGACCGCCTGGACAAAATCCCCTTCGAGACGATCACCAACTTCTTCGACAAGAACCTGAAGTAATCACAAGCAAGACTGACCGAACGCGACATGCCTGCGTCCGGTCAGTCTTCGCGCTACAACTGCAAGCGCCATTCCCTGGCCTTCGCGGCCACCCCGAATAGGCCGTTCGCCGGCCCGTTGCGGCTGGCCATTGCCACACCGGACAGCATCCGGGAAACACAGGATTCATTCATGCCCCCCACACCTCTTTCGTCAGCGCCCCAGGCACCCCACGCCTGGGGCGCCGTACTTGCCATGTCGCTCGCCGCGTTTGCCCTGGTCGCCTCCGAGTTCATGCCGGTCAGCTTGCTCACGCCGATTGCAGCAGACCTGCAAATCACCGAGGGCCAGGCCGGCCAGGGCATCGCCGTGTCCGGCCTGTTCGCCCTGCTCACCAGCCTGGTCATCGCAGCGCTGGCGGCACGCGTCGATCGCAAGCGGCTGCTCCTCTCGCTGACGCTGCTGATGATCGTCTCAGGAACGGTGGTGGCGTTCGCGCCGAACTACCTGATCTTCATGCTGGGCCGCGCCCTGATCGGTGTCGCCATCGGTGGCTTCTGGTCATTATCAGCGGCGACGGCGATGCGCCTGGTACCCACGGATCAAGTGCCTCGGGCACTGGCTATCGTCAACGGCGGCAACGCGCTGGCAACAGTGATTGCAGCACCTCTGGGCAGTTTTCTCGGCTCGCTGATCGGGTGGCGCGGCGCGTTTTTCTGCATCGTGCCGGTCGCCGCGCTGGCTGCTATCTGGCTGCTGCTTAGCCTGCCCTCGATCAAAACCGAGCGCAGCGGCAAAAGCAGCAATGTCTTCCGGCTGATGAAGAGCCTGCCCGTGGCGCTGGGCATGATCGCCGTGAGTGTCTTTTTCATGGGCCAGTTCATGCTGTTCACCTACCTGCGCCCGTTTCTGGAAACCGTCACCCACGTTGGCATAAACACGCTGTCATTGATGCTGCTGGTACTGGGCGTGGCCGGTCTGGTCGGTACCTTCGCAATCGAGGTATTCCTGAAAAGAAGCCTGTATCGCACGTTGATCGCCATCCCGCTGCTGATGGCAGCAATCGCCATGGCGCTGATTTCCTTCGGTGCCTCAACCGCAGCCACTACCGTGTTGCTCGGCCTCTGGGGGCTGGTGGCGACGGCGGCGCCAGTCGGCTGGTGGACATGGCTGGCGAAAACCCTGCCAGACGATGCCGAGGCAGGCGGTGGGCTGATGGTGGCGATCATCCAGCTGGCGATAGCACTGGGCGCCACTGTGGGTGGGCTGGTGTTCGACCTGAGCGGCTACCGTGCAACATTCGAGTTGAGTGCCGCGCTGCTGGTAGTCGCGGGTGTGCTCGCCTGCCTGGCAGGGCGTGCCGCGCTACAGGCGCCCTCGATGGTATCGCGTGCGGCAGCATAAGGTGAGCGAGGCAAGGCACGCTTGCCGCTGCCATCAACGCCACTTGGCTCTCACCGTTCGCGCGGCGGCGGTTTCGCTTACCGCCAACGAGAAAAGGCACCTGCGTGGAGGTGCCTTCATGCTCGCCAATTGGCCTTTACTTGTTGCCGGTCAGGGCCGCGTAGCTGGTCATCAGGTTGCGGTAGTCCGGGATGTGATCGGAGCAGATCTTCGCCAGCCCTTCCACATCGTTGCGCCAGTCGCGGTGCAACTCGCAGGCCACGCCGAACCAGTTCATCAGCTGAGCGCCAGCGTTGGACATACGGTTCCAGGCCGCGTCACGGGTGATCTGGTTGAAGGTGCCAGAAGCGTCGGTGACCACGAATACCTCGAAGCCCTCCTCCAGCGCCGACAGCGCCGGGAACGCCACGCACACCTCGGTCACCACACCGGCGATGATCAGCTGTTTCTTGCCAGTGGCATTGATCGCCTTGACGAAATCTTCGTTGTCCCAGGCGTTGATCTGGCCAGGGCGAGCGATGTACGGCGCATCCGGGAACAGCTCTTTCAGCTCGGGTACCAGCGGGCCATTGGGGCCCGTTTCGAAGCTGGTGGTGAGGATGGTCGGCAGATTGAAGAACTTGGCCAGATCAGCCAGGGCCCAAGGGACTACTCCCGTTTCAGCACGGCCGCGCCGGAGCCAGTTTTTGCGCGAGGCAAGGCACGAGGTGCGAAGTTTGGCAGGCCAAATGAGCCACCGAGAAACGCAGCATCGCGCGAAAACTGGCCCGGCCTCTGAGGGTTGCGCGTAAGACCTCGCCATGCGTCGTTGGAGGACTTGAAAAGGGAATGCCATTCCCTGCGTCCTCCGCCTAGCCTGGCGAGGTCTTACGCGGCAACGCGGCTCGCGCTGAAACGGGAGTAGTCCCTATCGTTGTTCTTGAACTTGTCCGGCTCGATGTCGCGCACCAGCGAGAGCAGACCAGCCTGGTGGTCGACCAGCAGAACGACGGCGTTGTCTTTGTTGAGGCGGTTGTAGGTGAAGGAAGTAGTCATGGCGCGATCCTCTATTTTCAGTTGGCTGCCGAGTCGTTCGGCTGGATTTGGTTGGTGTCGTGCAGTTGTCGCTGCATGTGGTAAAGATTAAATTCGACACCTTCAACGCACCAGACGGCAAAAATTGCCTACAGCGTTCCATTTTCAGAACGGTATATCGATGGAAGACCTCAATACGCTCTACTACTTCACCCAGGTGGTAGAGCATGGCGGCTTCGCGCCCGCCGGCCGTGCTCTGGATATTCCCAAGTCCAAACTCAGCCGACGCATCGCCCTGCTCGAAGAGCGCCTGGGCGTGCGCTTGCTGCACCGCACCAGCCGCCATTGCTCGCTGACGGAGATCGGCCAGGAGTACTACCAGCGTTGCGTGGCCATGCGCGTGGAGGCCGAAGGCGCAGCCGAAGTGATCGAACGCAACCTAAGCGAGCCTCGCGGCCTGGTGCGCCTGGCGTGCCCAACCACCCTGCTCAACTCCTGGGTCGGGCCGATGTTGACGCGCTTCATGCTGCGCTACCCGTCCGTGGAGCTGTTCATCGAGAGCACCAACCGCCGCGTCGACCTGCTCCACGAAGGCTTCGATATCGCCCTGCGGGTACGCTTCCCACCACTGGAAAACACCGACATGGTGATGAAGGTGCTGGGCAACAGCCGCCAGTGCCTGGTTGGCCGCCCGGACTTTCTCAAACAGCTGCCGGAGCAGTTTCAGCCTGCCGACCTGGGCCAGTTACCGAGCCTGCATTGGGGTGGCTCGCAGCGCGAATACCAGTGGGAGCTGTTCGGCCCGAATGAGGGAAAGCTGCTGATCCCCCATCACCCGCGCATGGTCACTGACGACCTGATCGCCCTGCGCCACGGCGCCCTGGCCGGCGTCGGCATTGCCCACGTCCCACGGGTCGCGGTGCGCGAGGATCTGGACGCCGGCACCTTGGTAGAGATGCTGCCGGGCTGGGAACCCAAATGCGGCATCGTCCACGCCATCTTTCCGTCCCGCCGCGGGCTGCTGCCCTCGGTGCGTACCCTGATCGACTTTCTGGCGGAAGAGTTTAGGCAGAGCGATATGGCCTGATTCGCATGCGCCAGGCCTTACCGTTGCATCTGATCGTTCCCCACGCTCCGCGTGGGAATGCATTCCGGGACGCTCTGCGTCCCTGCTGGCCAGGGAACGCGGGCGCAGCGTGACCAGGTCGGGGCTCCCACGCTGGAGCGTGGGGGCCATCAAAAGTTAGGCGCCAGGCCGGAGAGTGCGGCGCAGCAGCCATCGATTCGCGCCGGGGGCGACGCTCCTCCTACGCATGGGCCTCTGACTGGCCCCGGCCTACGCCATCAACGCAGCGACTTGCGCCAGCCCTCTCCCCTAAACGACGGGATGGAGCTGAGAGGCTGCGAGACCGAACGCGGCAGCCAGGATGATCAGCAGCACCAGGTTGAGCAGGATCCGCCGCCCTTTGGGGAGGCCGGCGAATTCCTTGGCAACACTCGCAGCGAAGACGACAGCCACCACCGCCATCGCTGGCATGGAAACCAGCCAGTCAGCGAGCCGGCTGTTCATCAGCAGCTCGCTGTCGGGATAGAGCCCCTGACTAATGGCCATATAGTCGGGCCTGGCATCGACCAGCCCCCAGTATGCCGCCACGGTAATCAGCTGAAGCACCAGCAGAATCAGGTTGCACAGTGTCTTCAGACGAGGGAATCGACCCGGGTCACGGCTGTGCACAGAGCGCGCTCCCGTTCTGGGTCTTGCCCATCATGTCCTTGATCACGCCACGAATCTTGGTATCCGCCAGTTGCCCGCCTTTGGACTCGACCTTGATCCGGCTGAGCGAGAACGTGGATTCGTTGTTCGCATCGAAAATGGTGAAATTCACGTCTACGGTGCCGCTGAAAGCCAGCGTGCCCTTCAGCTCCACCTCACCCAGCTTGCCGACCAGCGAAGAGCGGCTGCACAGCCAGGCGTGCTTTGTCGTGTCGATCTTCATCCACGCCGTTTCGATATGCCCGGCGATCAGCGTGCCACTGTTGCCACCGATCTCGAAACCCGAGGCGATGCCGAACGTCTGCGGCTGGTCGCTGCTGGAACGCCTTAGCTGGATATAAACGCCACTGAACAGGCTGAAACCAATGCTGGTCTTGGGCAGCGCTGCGCCAATGCCGCTGGCCAATATCTTCATTTCCATCACATGCTCCTTATGTGTACGCAGGTCGGTGGTCATGTTGCTGAACAAGCATGACTGAGCAACACGCAGTCCACCGTGAATGACCACGCACAAAGGAAATAAATCCCGAATGCCTGCACAACGATATGCACGGGCATATGGCCTAGCGAAGCAAGCGACTGACGGGTTCGGTTCGTAGTCGCCTACACCGAGGCTTCATAAGTTGGCGATTGCCCTGACGCTATCAACTGGACTCGTTAAAGAACCGAGCCGCGCTGCCGCTATGTAACCTGATGGAAGCGCAGTCGCCAGCAACACAGGCTGACTACGGCACTGACCAGGCAAGGATGAACAGGAGATAGAAAGGACATGAGTGAGTTACCCACATTCACTTTTTCCGCCACGGCCAATTCACCCACAACTTCGCTGTGGCGCGTTACGCCCGGCCACGCGGCAAACGTCAGCGCTGAAAACGATCCTACTGCTGGCAGCGACATGCTGGCCGAACGCACCAAGGTACAGATCAGCCAAGAGGCCCTGGACACGTTTCAGGCCTACACAGAAGCAGCAAAGACCGGCAGCACGGCCAGCAGCTCGTTGAGCCTTTCTGAAGGGGTGAAACTTCACGCTCCCGATGCATTGAGCGAGCAAGACCAACAGGCGCTGATCGCCAGCCTGCACAGAGATCCTGTAGCAGTCGCCAAAGAGGCCCTGGAAACTCAAGGGCAAGCCATGAAGGCGGCGAATCTGCAGTTAAGCGCTATCTCTACGACGATCGAACAGACCTACACCCGTCTCCTGGAAACGATTGCCAGCGCTCACCCCGATCTGAAAGGTGCCGCTTTCGGTTTTAGTGTCGATGCAGCCGGAGCGCTCGTGCTGACCAACGCGAGTTCGCTGAGCGCCGATCAACGCGATCGCCTGCTGCGAACACTCAACGCATCGGACGACTTGGTAAAGCAGGCCAATGACCTGGCCGATGCGCAGATCGCCCTGTTCGAGGTCGAGCGCTTCAGCCTGGGGAGAGACTTCAACCGCGCCAACTACCCGCAAACCATCGATATCGGCGCAGAACTGCTCGCAAGGGTCGCCGCCCGCAATGCTCCGCGCGATGGCCCGGCGGCTGGGTTGCACCCGCTCAACCTGGCGAACAACTGGCGGCAGCAATTGTGGGCCAAGGGCGAGCACAAGCCGATGTCGGAGCGGGTCTGACCGACTCGAAGCACCAAACCCATGACTGACCTCGCCGGTAGGTGCTCCAGTACCGTAGGGTTGGGCG
Coding sequences:
- a CDS encoding PLD nuclease N-terminal domain-containing protein — its product is MNDPSLYFWLGAIVVIAFIDLVAIMNLWRSDKSFNTRLMWAVAIIALPVFGIIAWAYAGSRGMPKPPSSPEHSK
- a CDS encoding DUF1652 domain-containing protein encodes the protein MALLYNYFSPIIVQASLDSPTSMSVVLKEPDSSISIHVSEIPCKTSLTPMEVFEIIQLIEDRISAETPEIFERHRMNNMLR
- a CDS encoding FdhF/YdeP family oxidoreductase — its product is MLTDPKTRYRPYTHAAGGWGSAKSVARIVLREQAVLKIGAALLKQNKPSGFACVSCAWAKPGDTHPMEFCENGAKATAWELTAKRTGPEFFAKYSVSELRNWSAYALEQHGRLTHPLRYNASTDRYEETSWETAYQEIGATLRTMQPDEVVFYASGRASLEASFMYQLFARAYGTNNLPDSSNMCHESTSVGLQESIGVPVGTVTLNDFEHTDCLLFFGQNVGSNSPRMLHQLQEARQRDVPIITFNPLKERGLQRFVNPQSPSEMLGPNSTQISTQYHQVAIGGDTAAITGVAKALLDLHDAALQRGEPGLLDEDFIATHTRGAEDFIRYVREQSWAELESITGLSRGAMEATALTYAQAQRVMIVYGMGLTQHRQGVQNVQMLVNLLLLRGNIGKPGAGICPVRGHSNVQGQRTVGIAEDPAKVPVELIEQHFKFSVPKQMGLCTVDACSAMLDGRVRGFISLGGNFIRAVPDTTQMEPAWQRLKLNVQVATKLNHSHLLPGEHAWLLPCLGRIEADRQDGVEQSHSTEDSTGCIHGWRGSSEPASEHLRSEPAIIAGLARSTLSPQVGIDWDAWRRDYSLIRQAIATIYPDIFHDFNRRMWQPGGFHRPLGAAKREWATESGKAQFVTPQQLHVDDDVQAPYVRRDVLQLMTIRSNDQFNTTIYGYDDRFRGVYGTRSVIFMNTDDIVRLGLAAGEWVDVTTAVQTEVERRVGPLQVLAYDIPQGCCAAYYPECNPLVPLWHHAERSKVPAAKSIPVTLRISDAVAPGDTLPQGAAVIASQR
- a CDS encoding AraC family transcriptional regulator, whose amino-acid sequence is MNRHNAQIASLQESLAQSIGARIARPGDDKTAIAGLGFFRREEPSPPVVCMVEPSIILVAQGEKRLWVGGEGYPYDPSRFLVTSLNLPANSEVLVASPQRPCVGLTLKLDLRVLAELIAEGSLPTSRDRSAGTGVGIGCTTAPLLASFERLLALLDEPEAIPVLAPLIQREIHYRLLMGDQAGKLRQITSVDGQGYRIAKAIDWLKLNFATSLRVEELAARVQMSAPTFHHHFRQLTAMSPLQYQKWLRLNEAKRLMLNEHLDVSSAAFKVGYESPSQFSREYSRLFGVPPKRDIAVLRGQAVSPAGEQGPLAG
- a CDS encoding alpha/beta hydrolase gives rise to the protein MDNSFSRLGLIQSALFAGIAAFASVPAALAQEAQHATGEKTMTLTQQWDKTFPQSSKVDHQKVTFKNRYGTTLAADLYLPKERGSQPLPALAVSGPFGAVKEQSSGLYAQTMAERGYITLAFDPSYTGESTGEPRDLASPDINTEDFSAAVDFLGLQKSVDRQRIGIIGICGFGGMGLSAAAVDTRIKAVVTTAMYDMSRVMAKGMNDSLTPQQRAQALEQLSQQRWVDAQNGTPMPGPRILPEKLSGNDGAIIEEFFDYYRTPRGFHKNSPNSNGAWTTTTPLPFMNLPLLTNIAEISPRPILIIAGEHAHSRYFSEDAFKAAAQPKELLIVKDANHVDLYDRLDKIPFETITNFFDKNLK
- a CDS encoding MFS transporter produces the protein MPPTPLSSAPQAPHAWGAVLAMSLAAFALVASEFMPVSLLTPIAADLQITEGQAGQGIAVSGLFALLTSLVIAALAARVDRKRLLLSLTLLMIVSGTVVAFAPNYLIFMLGRALIGVAIGGFWSLSAATAMRLVPTDQVPRALAIVNGGNALATVIAAPLGSFLGSLIGWRGAFFCIVPVAALAAIWLLLSLPSIKTERSGKSSNVFRLMKSLPVALGMIAVSVFFMGQFMLFTYLRPFLETVTHVGINTLSLMLLVLGVAGLVGTFAIEVFLKRSLYRTLIAIPLLMAAIAMALISFGASTAATTVLLGLWGLVATAAPVGWWTWLAKTLPDDAEAGGGLMVAIIQLAIALGATVGGLVFDLSGYRATFELSAALLVVAGVLACLAGRAALQAPSMVSRAAA